From the Streptomyces nigrescens genome, one window contains:
- a CDS encoding helix-turn-helix domain-containing protein — protein sequence MNAKLDYRWHLRHVMADRGMFSTTDLIPPLAARGITLSTSQVYRLAVERPERLSLKILMALLDILDCSMDDLIEPVVAAESAKRKRAAAGGAGGEHGVGDLRPTRARISRADE from the coding sequence ATGAACGCGAAGCTCGACTACCGATGGCACCTTCGGCACGTCATGGCGGACCGCGGCATGTTCTCCACCACCGACCTGATTCCGCCTCTGGCGGCGCGCGGCATCACCTTGTCCACCAGCCAGGTCTACCGGCTGGCCGTGGAGCGACCGGAGCGGCTGAGCCTGAAGATCCTCATGGCGTTGCTCGACATCCTCGACTGTTCGATGGACGATCTCATCGAGCCTGTCGTGGCAGCCGAGTCCGCGAAGAGGAAGAGGGCCGCAGCGGGTGGGGCCGGTGGCGAACACGGGGTCGGTGATCTGAGACCCACACGTGCCCGTATCAGCAGGGCCGACGAGTGA